One part of the Rhea pennata isolate bPtePen1 chromosome 29, bPtePen1.pri, whole genome shotgun sequence genome encodes these proteins:
- the ERBB3 gene encoding receptor tyrosine-protein kinase erbB-3 isoform X3, whose protein sequence is MYNNCEIVMGNLEIVLIDHAQDLSFLQTIREVTGYVLIAMNVFGTLPLRSLRVVRGTQLYEERYALFVLLNYNPNATHALRRLALNRLTEILAGGVYIEKNEQLCHVDTVEWRDIMRDPRLEPAVGDNGKGCECRAGGPRRPGAAGGPRRPGAAGGLSAALLPAGAPCHESCGGHCWGPGAEDCQKLTKTICAPQCNGRCFGRAPNECCHEECAGGCTGPRQTHCFACRHFNDSGACVPLCPQPLIYNKLTFQLEPNPDTKYQYGGICVRSCPHNFVVDQSSCVRACPSDKMEVEKNGLKMCEPCSGLCPKACEGTGAGSRYQTVDSSNIDTFVNCTKILGNLDFLITGLEGDPWRNISALDPEKLNVFRTVREITGYLNIQSWPKHMHNFSVFSNLVTIGGRSLYNRGFSLLIMKNENVTSLGLRSLREVSAGKVYITENRRLCYYYTVQWAALSRRRADLDIKNNKPRSKCQQEGKVCDPLCSSDGCWGPGPEQCLSCRHYSRRGVCVASCHFFQGETREFAQGNECFECHPECERMEGSLTCNGSGADTCTRCARYRDGPHCVESCPEGVLGERGPIYKYPDASRECRPCHENCTRGCLGPLLQDCLGEPLPVSRKTPTVIAVMVVSGLFLSCSCFLLTLLYWRGKKIQKKRAMRRYLERGESLEPLDPSEKANKVLARIFKETELKRLKVLGSGVFGTVHKGVWIPEGDSIKIPVSIKVIQDWSGQQSFHAVTDHMLAIGSLDHAYIVRLLGICPGAQLQLVTQLLPLGSLLDYVRKNRHGISPQLLLNWCVQVAKGMYYLEEHRMVHRNLAARNVLLKSPSQAQVADFGIADLLYPDDKKYFYNEVKTPIKWMALESIHFGKYTHQSDVWSYGVTLWEMMTFGAEPYAGIRLAEVPDLLEKGERLSQPQICTIDVYMVMVKCWMIDENVRPTFKELANEFTRMARDPPRYLVIKQESGAAPPAEPPTLSDKELDDVETLELEEEELDASFGLAAGLYPSRPRGSSARSPSLLSPPAGYIPMNQPGLGSGRQAGGGRPPRRSRQESLGRTVSESSEGRGTASELDLAEGLSLSGSLCRSLRSRGDSAYLSQRESFPPPPPSSEGSEEDANGYVAPDRAVREPEPAGGSAPEEEEYEYMNRQPGVPPGARPASLEELGYEYMEVGSEPGAPPPGHREDQEEEEEEEEEEEEEDYEYMNKQPRLSRSLGSVAGARHGGYADMWPGGAAEEQGYEEMEAVLAPRGGRCPGCRGPPGAPAPSMKPLRSLEASDCAFDNPDYWHSRLFAKADAQRT, encoded by the exons ATGTACAACAACTGCGAGATCGTCATGGGCAACCTGGAGATCGTCCTCATCGACCACGCGCAGGACCTCTCCTTCCTGCAG aCCATCCGCGAGGTGACGGGCTACGTGCTCATCGCCATGAACGTGTTCGGGACGCTGCCGCTGCGGAGCCTGCGCGTGGTGCGCGGCACCCAGCTCTACGAGGAGCGCTACGCCCTCTTCGTGCTGCTCAACTACAACCCCAACGCCACGCACGCCCTGCGCCGCCTCGCCCTCAACCGCCTCACCG AGATCCTGGCCGGCGGCGTCTACATCGAGAAGAACGAGCAGCTCTGCCACGTGGACACGGTGGAGTGGCGGGACATCATGCGGGACCCCCGCCTGGAGCCCGCCGTGGGCGACAACGGCAAGGGCTGTGAgtgccgggccggggggccccggcgtccgggcgccgcgggggggccccggcgtccgggcgccgcgggggggcTGAGCGCCGCGCTGCTGCCCGCAGGCGCCCCGTGCCACGAGAGCTGCGGCGGGCACTGCTGGGGCCCCGGCGCCGAGGACTGCCAGAAAC tgACGAAGACCATCTGCGCCCCGCAGTGCAACGGGCGCTGCTTCGGGCGGGCGCCCAACGAGTGCTGCCACGAGGAGTGCGCGGGCGGCTGCACCGGCCCCCGCCAGACCCACTGCTTC GCGTGCCGGCACTTCAACGACAGCGGGGCCTGCGTGCCgctctgcccccagcccctcATCTACAACAAGCTCACCTTCCAGCTGGAGCCCAACCCCGACACCAAGTACCAGTACGGGGGCATCTGCGTCCGGAGCTGCCCGC ACAACTTCGTGGTGGACCAGAGCTCCTGCGTGCGCGCCTGCCCCAGCGACAAGATGGAGGTGGAGAAGAATGGGCTGAAGATGTGCGAGCCCTGCTCggggctgtgccccaagg CCTGCGAGGGCACCGGCGCCGGCAGCCGGTACCAGACCGTGGACTCCAGCAACATCGACACCTTCGTGAACTGCACCAAGATCCTGGGCAACCTCGACTTCCTCATCACGGGCCTGGAGGg GGATCCCTGGCGCAACATCTCGGCGCTCGACCCCGAGAAGCTCAACGTCTTCCGGACGGTGCGGGAGATCACGG GCTACCTCAACATCCAGTCCTGGCCCAAGCACATGCACAACTTCAGCGTCTTCTCCAACCTCGTCACCATCGGGGGCCGGAGCCTCTACAA CCGCGGCTTCTCCCTGCTCATCATGAAGAACGAGAACGTGACGTCGCTGGGGCTGCGCTCGCTGCGGGAGGTCAGCGCCGGCAAGGTGTACATCACCGAGAACCGCCGCCTCTGCTACTACTACACCGTGCAGTGGGCCGCCCTGTCGCGCCGCCGCGCCGACCTCGACATCAAGAACAACAAGCCGCGCAGCAAGTGCC AGCAAGAGGGGAAGGTGTGCGACCCGCTGTGCTCCTCCGACGGGTGCTGGGGCCCCGGCCCAGAGCAGTGCCTGTCCTGCCGTCACTACAGCCGCCGGGGCGTCTGCGTCGCCTCCTGCCACTTCTTCCAGGG GGAGACGCGGGAGTTCGCGCAGGGAAACGAGTGCTTCGAGTGCCACCCCGAGTGCGAGCGCATGGAGGGCAGCCTCACCTGCAACGGCTCG gGCGCCGACACCTGCACCCGCTGCGCCCGCTACCGGGACGGGCCGCACTGCGTGGAGAGCTGCCCCGAGGGCGTCCTGGGCGAGCGCGGGCCCATCTACAAGTACCCCGACGCCAGCCGCGAGTGCCGGCCCTGCCACGAGAACTGCACCCGTGG GTGCCTGGGGCCGCTGCTGCAGGACTGCCTGGGGGAGCCCCTGCCCGTCTCCAG GAAAACGCCCACGGTCATCGCCGTGATGGTGGTCAGCGggctcttcctctcctgctcctgcttcctcctcacCCTGCTCTACTGGCGGGGCAAGAAGATCCAGAAGAAGCGGGCGATGCGGCGCTACCTGGAGAGGGGCGAG AGCTTGGAGCCTCTGGACCCCAGTGAAAAAGCCAACAAGGTGCTGGCCCGCATCTTCAAGGAGACGGAGCTGAAGCGGCTGAAGGTGCTGGGCTCCGGCGTCTTCGGGACCGTGCACAAG GGCGTCTGGATCCCCGAGGGCGACTCCATCAAGATCCCCGTGAGCATCAAGGTGATCCAGGACTGGAGCGGGCAGCAGTCCTTCCACGCCGTCACCGAC CACATGCTGGCCATCGGCAGCCTGGACCATGCCTACATCGTGCGGCTGCTGGGCATCTGCCCCGGcgcccagctgcagctggtgaCGCAGCTGCTGCCGCTGGGCTCCCTGCTCGACTACGTGCGCAAGAACCGCCACGGCATCAgcccccagctgctgctcaaCTGGTGCGTGCAGGTGGCCAAG GGCATGTACTACCTGGAGGAGCACCGCATGGTGCACCGCAACCTGGCCGCCCGCAACGTGCTCCTCAAGTCGCCCAGCCAGGCCCAGGTGGCCGACTTCGGCATCGCCGACCTGCTCTACCCCGACGACAAGAAGTACTTCTACAACGAGGTCAAG ACGCCCATCAAGTGGATGGCCCTGGAGAGCATCCACTTCGGCAAGTACACGCACCAGAGCGACGTCTGGAGCTACG GCGTGACGCTCTGGGAGATGATGACCTTCGGGGCAGAGCCCTACGCCGGGATCCGCCTCGCCGAGGTGCCCGACCTGCTGGAGAAGGGCGAGCGGCTCTCGCAGCCCCAGATCTGCACCATCGACGTCTACATGGTCATGGTGAAGT GCTGGATGATCGACGAGAACGTCCGTCCCACCTTCAAGGAGCTGGCGAACGAGTTCACCCGCATGGCGCGCGACCCGCCGCGCTACCTGGTGATCAAG caggagagcggggccgcgccgcccgccgagCCCCCCACCCTCAGCGACAAGGAGCTGGACGACGTGGAGACactggagctggaggaggaggagctggacGCCTCCTTCGGCCTCGCCGCCGGGCTCTACCCCtcgcggccgcggggcagctcTGCCCGG AGCCCCAGCCTGCTGAGCCCCCCGGCCGGCTACATCCCCATGAACCAGCCCGGCCTCGGCAGCGGCCGCCAG GCCGGGGggggccggccgccgcggcggagccggcaGGAGTCGCTGGGGCGGACGGTGTCGGAGTCGTCGGAGGGCCGGGGCACCGCGTCGGAGCTGGACCTGGCCGAGGGGCTGTCGCTGTCGGGGAGCCTCTGCCGCAGCCTGCGCTCGCGGGGGGACAGCGCCTACCTGTCGCAGCGCGAGAGcttccccccgccgccccccagctCCGAGGGCAGCGAGGAGGACGCCAACGGCTACGTCGCCCCCGACCGCGCCGTCCGCG AACCGGAGCCCGCTGGGGGCTCGgcgccggaggaggaggagtacGAGTACATGAACCGGCAGCCCGGGGTcccccccggcgcccggccggcctccctggaggagctgggctACGAGTACATGGAGGTGGGCTCGGAGCCGGGCGCCCCCCCGCCGGGCCACCGGGAGgaccaggaggaggaggaggaggaggaggaggaggaggaggaggaagactaCGAGTACATGAACAAGCAGCCGCGGCTGAGCCGCTCGCTGGGCAGCGTGGCCGGCGCCCGGCACGGGGGCTACGCCGACATGTGGCCCGGGGGGGCCGCCGAGGAGCAGGGCTACGAGGAGATGGAGGCGGTGCTggcgccccggggcggccgctgccccggctgccgcggcccccccggcgccccggccccctccaTGAAGCCCCTGCGGAGCCTGGAGGCCTCGGACTGCGCTTTCGACAACCCCGACTACTGGCACAGCCGCCTGTTCGCCAAGGCGGACGCCCAGCGGACGTAG
- the ERBB3 gene encoding receptor tyrosine-protein kinase erbB-3 isoform X5 codes for MYNNCEIVMGNLEIVLIDHAQDLSFLQTIREVTGYVLIAMNVFGTLPLRSLRVVRGTQLYEERYALFVLLNYNPNATHALRRLALNRLTEILAGGVYIEKNEQLCHVDTVEWRDIMRDPRLEPAVGDNGKGCAPCHESCGGHCWGPGAEDCQKLTKTICAPQCNGRCFGRAPNECCHEECAGGCTGPRQTHCFACRHFNDSGACVPLCPQPLIYNKLTFQLEPNPDTKYQYGGICVRSCPHNFVVDQSSCVRACPSDKMEVEKNGLKMCEPCSGLCPKACEGTGAGSRYQTVDSSNIDTFVNCTKILGNLDFLITGLEGDPWRNISALDPEKLNVFRTVREITGYLNIQSWPKHMHNFSVFSNLVTIGGRSLYNRGFSLLIMKNENVTSLGLRSLREVSAGKVYITENRRLCYYYTVQWAALSRRRADLDIKNNKPRSKCQQEGKVCDPLCSSDGCWGPGPEQCLSCRHYSRRGVCVASCHFFQGETREFAQGNECFECHPECERMEGSLTCNGSGADTCTRCARYRDGPHCVESCPEGVLGERGPIYKYPDASRECRPCHENCTRGCLGPLLQDCLGEPLPVSRKTPTVIAVMVVSGLFLSCSCFLLTLLYWRGKKIQKKRAMRRYLERGESLEPLDPSEKANKVLARIFKETELKRLKVLGSGVFGTVHKGVWIPEGDSIKIPVSIKVIQDWSGQQSFHAVTDHMLAIGSLDHAYIVRLLGICPGAQLQLVTQLLPLGSLLDYVRKNRHGISPQLLLNWCVQVAKGMYYLEEHRMVHRNLAARNVLLKSPSQAQVADFGIADLLYPDDKKYFYNEVKTPIKWMALESIHFGKYTHQSDVWSYGVTLWEMMTFGAEPYAGIRLAEVPDLLEKGERLSQPQICTIDVYMVMVKCWMIDENVRPTFKELANEFTRMARDPPRYLVIKESGAAPPAEPPTLSDKELDDVETLELEEEELDASFGLAAGLYPSRPRGSSARSPSLLSPPAGYIPMNQPGLGSGRQAGGGRPPRRSRQESLGRTVSESSEGRGTASELDLAEGLSLSGSLCRSLRSRGDSAYLSQRESFPPPPPSSEGSEEDANGYVAPDRAVREPEPAGGSAPEEEEYEYMNRQPGVPPGARPASLEELGYEYMEVGSEPGAPPPGHREDQEEEEEEEEEEEEEDYEYMNKQPRLSRSLGSVAGARHGGYADMWPGGAAEEQGYEEMEAVLAPRGGRCPGCRGPPGAPAPSMKPLRSLEASDCAFDNPDYWHSRLFAKADAQRT; via the exons ATGTACAACAACTGCGAGATCGTCATGGGCAACCTGGAGATCGTCCTCATCGACCACGCGCAGGACCTCTCCTTCCTGCAG aCCATCCGCGAGGTGACGGGCTACGTGCTCATCGCCATGAACGTGTTCGGGACGCTGCCGCTGCGGAGCCTGCGCGTGGTGCGCGGCACCCAGCTCTACGAGGAGCGCTACGCCCTCTTCGTGCTGCTCAACTACAACCCCAACGCCACGCACGCCCTGCGCCGCCTCGCCCTCAACCGCCTCACCG AGATCCTGGCCGGCGGCGTCTACATCGAGAAGAACGAGCAGCTCTGCCACGTGGACACGGTGGAGTGGCGGGACATCATGCGGGACCCCCGCCTGGAGCCCGCCGTGGGCGACAACGGCAAGGGCT GCGCCCCGTGCCACGAGAGCTGCGGCGGGCACTGCTGGGGCCCCGGCGCCGAGGACTGCCAGAAAC tgACGAAGACCATCTGCGCCCCGCAGTGCAACGGGCGCTGCTTCGGGCGGGCGCCCAACGAGTGCTGCCACGAGGAGTGCGCGGGCGGCTGCACCGGCCCCCGCCAGACCCACTGCTTC GCGTGCCGGCACTTCAACGACAGCGGGGCCTGCGTGCCgctctgcccccagcccctcATCTACAACAAGCTCACCTTCCAGCTGGAGCCCAACCCCGACACCAAGTACCAGTACGGGGGCATCTGCGTCCGGAGCTGCCCGC ACAACTTCGTGGTGGACCAGAGCTCCTGCGTGCGCGCCTGCCCCAGCGACAAGATGGAGGTGGAGAAGAATGGGCTGAAGATGTGCGAGCCCTGCTCggggctgtgccccaagg CCTGCGAGGGCACCGGCGCCGGCAGCCGGTACCAGACCGTGGACTCCAGCAACATCGACACCTTCGTGAACTGCACCAAGATCCTGGGCAACCTCGACTTCCTCATCACGGGCCTGGAGGg GGATCCCTGGCGCAACATCTCGGCGCTCGACCCCGAGAAGCTCAACGTCTTCCGGACGGTGCGGGAGATCACGG GCTACCTCAACATCCAGTCCTGGCCCAAGCACATGCACAACTTCAGCGTCTTCTCCAACCTCGTCACCATCGGGGGCCGGAGCCTCTACAA CCGCGGCTTCTCCCTGCTCATCATGAAGAACGAGAACGTGACGTCGCTGGGGCTGCGCTCGCTGCGGGAGGTCAGCGCCGGCAAGGTGTACATCACCGAGAACCGCCGCCTCTGCTACTACTACACCGTGCAGTGGGCCGCCCTGTCGCGCCGCCGCGCCGACCTCGACATCAAGAACAACAAGCCGCGCAGCAAGTGCC AGCAAGAGGGGAAGGTGTGCGACCCGCTGTGCTCCTCCGACGGGTGCTGGGGCCCCGGCCCAGAGCAGTGCCTGTCCTGCCGTCACTACAGCCGCCGGGGCGTCTGCGTCGCCTCCTGCCACTTCTTCCAGGG GGAGACGCGGGAGTTCGCGCAGGGAAACGAGTGCTTCGAGTGCCACCCCGAGTGCGAGCGCATGGAGGGCAGCCTCACCTGCAACGGCTCG gGCGCCGACACCTGCACCCGCTGCGCCCGCTACCGGGACGGGCCGCACTGCGTGGAGAGCTGCCCCGAGGGCGTCCTGGGCGAGCGCGGGCCCATCTACAAGTACCCCGACGCCAGCCGCGAGTGCCGGCCCTGCCACGAGAACTGCACCCGTGG GTGCCTGGGGCCGCTGCTGCAGGACTGCCTGGGGGAGCCCCTGCCCGTCTCCAG GAAAACGCCCACGGTCATCGCCGTGATGGTGGTCAGCGggctcttcctctcctgctcctgcttcctcctcacCCTGCTCTACTGGCGGGGCAAGAAGATCCAGAAGAAGCGGGCGATGCGGCGCTACCTGGAGAGGGGCGAG AGCTTGGAGCCTCTGGACCCCAGTGAAAAAGCCAACAAGGTGCTGGCCCGCATCTTCAAGGAGACGGAGCTGAAGCGGCTGAAGGTGCTGGGCTCCGGCGTCTTCGGGACCGTGCACAAG GGCGTCTGGATCCCCGAGGGCGACTCCATCAAGATCCCCGTGAGCATCAAGGTGATCCAGGACTGGAGCGGGCAGCAGTCCTTCCACGCCGTCACCGAC CACATGCTGGCCATCGGCAGCCTGGACCATGCCTACATCGTGCGGCTGCTGGGCATCTGCCCCGGcgcccagctgcagctggtgaCGCAGCTGCTGCCGCTGGGCTCCCTGCTCGACTACGTGCGCAAGAACCGCCACGGCATCAgcccccagctgctgctcaaCTGGTGCGTGCAGGTGGCCAAG GGCATGTACTACCTGGAGGAGCACCGCATGGTGCACCGCAACCTGGCCGCCCGCAACGTGCTCCTCAAGTCGCCCAGCCAGGCCCAGGTGGCCGACTTCGGCATCGCCGACCTGCTCTACCCCGACGACAAGAAGTACTTCTACAACGAGGTCAAG ACGCCCATCAAGTGGATGGCCCTGGAGAGCATCCACTTCGGCAAGTACACGCACCAGAGCGACGTCTGGAGCTACG GCGTGACGCTCTGGGAGATGATGACCTTCGGGGCAGAGCCCTACGCCGGGATCCGCCTCGCCGAGGTGCCCGACCTGCTGGAGAAGGGCGAGCGGCTCTCGCAGCCCCAGATCTGCACCATCGACGTCTACATGGTCATGGTGAAGT GCTGGATGATCGACGAGAACGTCCGTCCCACCTTCAAGGAGCTGGCGAACGAGTTCACCCGCATGGCGCGCGACCCGCCGCGCTACCTGGTGATCAAG gagagcggggccgcgccgcccgccgagCCCCCCACCCTCAGCGACAAGGAGCTGGACGACGTGGAGACactggagctggaggaggaggagctggacGCCTCCTTCGGCCTCGCCGCCGGGCTCTACCCCtcgcggccgcggggcagctcTGCCCGG AGCCCCAGCCTGCTGAGCCCCCCGGCCGGCTACATCCCCATGAACCAGCCCGGCCTCGGCAGCGGCCGCCAG GCCGGGGggggccggccgccgcggcggagccggcaGGAGTCGCTGGGGCGGACGGTGTCGGAGTCGTCGGAGGGCCGGGGCACCGCGTCGGAGCTGGACCTGGCCGAGGGGCTGTCGCTGTCGGGGAGCCTCTGCCGCAGCCTGCGCTCGCGGGGGGACAGCGCCTACCTGTCGCAGCGCGAGAGcttccccccgccgccccccagctCCGAGGGCAGCGAGGAGGACGCCAACGGCTACGTCGCCCCCGACCGCGCCGTCCGCG AACCGGAGCCCGCTGGGGGCTCGgcgccggaggaggaggagtacGAGTACATGAACCGGCAGCCCGGGGTcccccccggcgcccggccggcctccctggaggagctgggctACGAGTACATGGAGGTGGGCTCGGAGCCGGGCGCCCCCCCGCCGGGCCACCGGGAGgaccaggaggaggaggaggaggaggaggaggaggaggaggaggaagactaCGAGTACATGAACAAGCAGCCGCGGCTGAGCCGCTCGCTGGGCAGCGTGGCCGGCGCCCGGCACGGGGGCTACGCCGACATGTGGCCCGGGGGGGCCGCCGAGGAGCAGGGCTACGAGGAGATGGAGGCGGTGCTggcgccccggggcggccgctgccccggctgccgcggcccccccggcgccccggccccctccaTGAAGCCCCTGCGGAGCCTGGAGGCCTCGGACTGCGCTTTCGACAACCCCGACTACTGGCACAGCCGCCTGTTCGCCAAGGCGGACGCCCAGCGGACGTAG